One genomic region from Spartinivicinus poritis encodes:
- a CDS encoding signal peptidase I — translation MTTKPVHQLIYTCIFIILSYSALITGFITKHHWLGIHIYFVPSMSMYPTLKPGQFILLDTWVYQSQQLKVNDVVVFQHGNTHQWLVKRITQWPNGKLLNNGLLFMQGDNQNNSHDSRSFGGIKSKQVVGQVKLVLLGIDYRHHLLTNSYLHEIH, via the coding sequence ATGACCACAAAGCCAGTACATCAGCTTATTTATACTTGTATTTTTATTATACTTAGCTATTCTGCACTAATTACAGGATTTATCACCAAACATCACTGGTTAGGAATTCATATTTACTTTGTGCCTAGTATGTCAATGTACCCAACATTAAAACCTGGACAGTTTATTTTACTTGATACATGGGTCTATCAGAGCCAGCAATTAAAAGTAAATGATGTTGTAGTATTTCAACATGGTAATACACATCAATGGCTGGTTAAGCGTATAACTCAGTGGCCAAATGGCAAACTATTGAATAATGGGTTATTGTTCATGCAAGGTGATAACCAAAACAATAGCCATGATAGCCGCAGCTTTGGAGGCATCAAAAGTAAACAAGTTGTTGGACAGGTTAAATTGGTTTTGCTGGGAATTGATTACCGACATCACTTGCTAACAAATAGTTACTTACATGAAATTCACTAA
- a CDS encoding calcium-binding protein has protein sequence MALENLNQNYTNNSYENDRNEFVKDLQNRSLKATGQPLGIYIDSEGEPAIGYGFKLTGRSAAVTASLLEKHLANPVSDYQLAVLTAFTKDKALQWEGSPLSGQKITVEQLKSELINVRLKSEVEAATLLENNLAAIESKLNALLGGSEQLPESNERIAIISLLMDNVTAAGELAGDNLDALKNIITQNANDPGQRAQLWSLIKYQSNTEKSHLTQEIRDQQAELFSLYAGEGEPASDEEAKVIAYIFENQRSAVETYLTDMGLDTEAHFDEHVMIATDYLGGLDKTIIGADSRYKDIQGNPVDDKDKLIGTEGDDLIYGQSGVDEILAGEGDDEVFGGAGNDTIKGEDGFDSIEGGEGNDTLFGGEGKDVIDGGLGDDIIEGGSGADQLSGYEGNDTIRGGDGRDSLYGDEGADRVEGGAGLDIYDADDADTILDSDHEGTVTLDGFKLVGGVRSAEDPTNEFYSIDKQLTYRLSGTTLTVNGLTIENYSVENNSLGIVLEGLEAGETIDDLDDDEVPDFGTAETVTSPIIIDMDGDGVETLKLGHQYFDHENDSFAERTGWVGKDDALLVWDRDNNGKIDHGGELFGNQAALSSGVKAKHGYELLAELDDNQDGVIDSQDTIYTTLKIWQDKNSNARTDRGELLTLAEAGIKSLGTQYTESKKVDDQENHHKQIGEVTFNDGRTAVAADVWFNTNESYRIAKGRFRITHEILDLPNARGYGHILDLHQAMSKDKKLLQMIKEFSAEQDYSQREKMVLDIIYQWAGVTEVDPNSRDPRRMYDHVIDARKVVTLEKLVGRGYLGTWCGGARDTNPHGHASPYLHEQFNKFQRFVSAQLNAQLIFDKEVLSAYFESGSRHFKINSEKLLEFFEGLYANDKFVELSRYINVLEGVAEYSSSVKDKVDNAILFIADNIDINELNLHETIVQLFNQARTAEVTLIADYLFTLGLKNNELLIEVEQIFKEAAESVPGILKYIDKSIGGTDNNDSLYDKKGINILNGGMGNDRLSGDGGDDTYIYAYGDGKDIIYDSSGHDEILFTDVSFSQLSFERSLTSIKIIINDEQGHPSGGEIKIDNFFDFDGTIDDGRIEKLRFADGSTVDLQKVIEELSMRSTEENDKIFTTSEADTVAALAGDDKISTYAGNDTIDGGSGNDEILAGDGNDIIIGGAGNDKLIGEKGNDTYRFSLGHGQDIIENSNEKYIPSGTIEFDESVLIDQIEITRYKDDLKIFTSSEDSITVKRFFVNDANTGNAVKEVVFADGTKWNINDIKEKIVKSTNHEDYIVGFDEDDNISALAGDDVIETNNGNDIVSGGDGNDKIYGGQGNDNLTGDAGNDIIEGGSGNDTIAGGAGNDRLEGDYGDDILAGGEGNDNLQGGLGADQLTGGLGNDSLSGGDGNDTYLVKQNEGNDTITDTDGDDTLQLQDINSDQVIARRDRDDLVLHIKGTEDTIRLNNQFTHQANTVSQYVVERIVFADAVEWDLDTVKQKVLEGTELDDNIQGHAESDVISGGLGKDIIAGNNGNDQIYGGEGDDTLSGNSGNDIIKGNEGDDKLYGNSGNDELLGGQGNDIIAGGQGVDKIEGGQGNDELNGDSGNDILSGGSGNDQLTGGYGNDTMKGDEGNDTLVGGDGNDHMEGGAGNDKLYGGEGQDTLLGGDGNDILVAANTSWDNTGNTLNGGKGNDLLVGSYGDDTFEFNLGDGQDTLIITDEALVNLTPGKDTLQFGEGIKAEDLLFVRDNSEDLHVLIKNTEDQITIKNWFVEYTNSENHYFKLNKIKLADGEELSVADIESQITWLGTDGNDEFASHENKGETFIMGAGDDKVLAEGGDDIIHGGSGNDHLQGDAGNDQVFGDEGTDTLFGGAGNDTLNGGAGVDKLFGDEGNDTLNGGEGNDYIDGGQGNNILIGGEGNDNLRGGTGNNQLAGGQGDDKYCYQGGFDIIDNSGGGKDGIFFKNGITKERLSFTRDGDDLLIHVDESEQPAVKVLNHFKGDEFAISYVQPDGGSLIPTQEINSYVAANEVEGDFNAVVDGTDQSEQLDGTEGKDLIRGKAGDDTVLAQGGDDIVHGGSGNDHLQGDAGNDQVFGDEGIDKLFGGSGNDTLNGGEGNDTLQGGEGDDQLFGELGGDTLFGEAGNDILNGGEGNDYMDGGQGSDILIGGAGDDTLKGGVNNNQLAGGQGNDQYYYQGGYDVIDNSGGGEDWVFFKNGITKERLSFIRDGDDLLIHVDETSQPAVKVLNHFKGDEFAISYVQPDGGWAINANEIAQLVVDVDSVENENTETNSGETDNTGSTSTENEESGEENSNGNTGTNEEENPDTGSTETGNENSETGSEETNNGEVETPDNPADYDNIVEGDEQGTQLLGSEKRDFIRGNGGDDEIYGFEGDDKLLGGEGNDRLSGGNGYDIPDGNDILEGGTGNDRLFGNNGNDHLVGGADNDRLDGGSGDDHLIGGIGDDVYFFSEGHDVIDNQHGGLDSLVLPKGLTEEQIIFKREDDDLLISIEGRPNDSARIVNHFLGGEYAIDEVYPNGGTIISAEKINQIMEAREIGGDIDRVIDGDDSNNGLWGSSKNELIRGKKGDDQLAGHGGDDILIGGEGDDLYFFTSGNDVIDNQHGGREDRVQLPGGLSEAQMSFIRDNDDLVIKVAGQPNDSIRVLNHFKGGEYQIDYVYSNGGFPIYAERINELAVESTASSRTERSVALLTEAMSSFADNRGVADTNMAVNQPSTHTVITGSSLAS, from the coding sequence ATGGCTTTAGAAAACTTGAATCAAAACTATACAAACAATAGTTATGAAAATGATCGGAATGAGTTTGTAAAGGACTTACAAAACCGTAGCTTAAAGGCTACAGGTCAACCATTAGGGATTTATATTGACTCAGAAGGTGAGCCAGCTATTGGCTATGGTTTTAAATTAACCGGCCGTAGTGCGGCAGTAACTGCATCGCTTTTAGAGAAGCATTTAGCAAATCCAGTAAGTGATTACCAGTTAGCCGTTTTAACTGCTTTTACTAAAGATAAAGCATTGCAATGGGAAGGTAGTCCGTTAAGTGGCCAAAAAATCACCGTTGAACAGCTAAAGTCTGAATTAATCAATGTAAGGCTGAAGTCAGAAGTTGAAGCTGCTACTTTGCTTGAAAATAACTTAGCAGCAATTGAAAGCAAATTAAATGCATTATTGGGTGGAAGTGAGCAGTTGCCTGAATCTAACGAGCGGATAGCAATCATCTCGTTATTGATGGATAACGTGACAGCTGCTGGTGAGTTGGCTGGTGATAATCTTGATGCATTGAAAAATATTATCACTCAAAATGCTAATGACCCAGGTCAACGGGCTCAGCTTTGGAGCTTAATCAAATATCAGTCTAATACTGAAAAAAGCCATTTAACTCAAGAAATACGTGACCAACAAGCAGAGTTATTTTCATTATATGCAGGGGAGGGTGAGCCTGCCTCTGATGAAGAAGCAAAAGTTATAGCCTATATTTTTGAAAATCAAAGATCAGCAGTAGAAACTTATCTTACTGACATGGGGCTAGATACAGAGGCTCATTTTGATGAGCATGTAATGATAGCCACTGACTATCTGGGTGGCCTTGATAAGACAATCATTGGTGCTGATAGTCGCTATAAAGATATCCAAGGTAATCCGGTTGATGATAAAGATAAGTTAATAGGCACAGAGGGCGATGATCTAATTTATGGCCAAAGTGGGGTTGATGAGATATTAGCCGGTGAAGGTGATGATGAAGTTTTTGGTGGTGCTGGCAACGATACAATAAAAGGTGAGGATGGGTTTGATTCAATTGAAGGTGGAGAGGGTAATGACACTCTATTTGGTGGCGAAGGTAAAGATGTAATTGATGGTGGTCTAGGTGATGATATTATTGAAGGTGGCTCTGGAGCTGATCAGTTAAGTGGTTATGAAGGCAATGACACTATTCGAGGTGGTGATGGCAGAGACAGCCTTTATGGTGATGAAGGAGCTGATAGAGTAGAAGGTGGTGCGGGCCTTGATATTTATGATGCTGATGATGCTGATACAATATTGGATAGTGATCATGAAGGAACAGTGACACTAGATGGATTTAAATTAGTGGGCGGTGTTCGATCCGCTGAAGACCCTACCAACGAGTTTTATAGTATTGATAAGCAATTAACCTATAGGTTATCTGGCACTACTTTAACTGTAAATGGATTAACAATTGAAAACTACTCCGTTGAGAATAATTCCCTTGGTATTGTTTTAGAAGGACTTGAGGCAGGGGAAACAATTGATGATCTCGATGACGATGAAGTACCTGACTTTGGTACAGCTGAAACTGTTACCTCCCCAATTATTATTGATATGGATGGCGATGGTGTAGAAACCTTAAAGCTGGGCCATCAATATTTTGACCATGAAAATGATAGCTTTGCGGAGCGTACAGGTTGGGTAGGAAAAGATGATGCCTTGCTGGTATGGGATAGAGATAATAATGGTAAAATTGACCACGGTGGTGAGTTATTCGGTAACCAAGCCGCATTATCTTCTGGTGTAAAAGCAAAGCATGGTTATGAGTTATTGGCAGAATTAGATGATAATCAAGATGGGGTTATTGATAGCCAAGACACTATTTATACCACACTAAAGATTTGGCAAGATAAAAACAGTAATGCTAGAACTGATCGTGGTGAGCTATTAACTTTAGCTGAAGCAGGTATTAAAAGTTTAGGTACCCAATACACTGAGTCAAAAAAAGTAGATGATCAAGAGAACCATCATAAACAAATTGGTGAAGTCACTTTTAATGATGGTCGAACGGCGGTTGCAGCTGATGTATGGTTTAATACAAATGAAAGCTACAGAATTGCCAAAGGCCGCTTTAGAATCACCCATGAAATTTTAGATTTACCTAATGCCCGGGGCTATGGCCATATTTTAGATTTGCATCAAGCGATGTCTAAAGATAAGAAGTTGCTGCAGATGATTAAGGAATTTTCTGCTGAGCAAGACTACAGTCAGCGGGAAAAGATGGTACTTGATATTATCTATCAATGGGCTGGTGTGACTGAAGTTGATCCTAATAGCCGTGACCCAAGGAGAATGTATGATCATGTCATTGATGCCCGCAAGGTTGTAACTTTAGAGAAACTTGTGGGAAGAGGTTATTTAGGTACATGGTGTGGTGGTGCTCGAGATACAAATCCACATGGCCATGCTTCACCATATCTTCATGAACAGTTTAATAAGTTTCAGCGTTTTGTTAGTGCTCAGTTAAATGCTCAGTTAATATTTGATAAAGAGGTTTTAAGTGCCTATTTTGAGTCTGGAAGTCGTCACTTTAAAATTAATTCTGAAAAGCTACTAGAGTTTTTTGAAGGCTTGTATGCAAATGATAAATTTGTAGAGCTATCCAGGTATATTAATGTATTAGAAGGTGTGGCTGAATACTCATCGTCAGTTAAAGATAAGGTGGATAACGCAATATTATTTATTGCTGATAATATTGATATAAATGAGTTGAACCTTCATGAAACTATTGTTCAATTATTTAACCAAGCAAGAACAGCTGAAGTTACTTTAATTGCAGACTATCTGTTTACTCTTGGTTTGAAAAATAATGAACTTTTAATTGAAGTTGAACAGATCTTTAAAGAAGCAGCTGAGTCAGTGCCTGGTATTTTGAAATATATTGATAAGTCTATTGGCGGTACTGATAATAATGATTCATTATATGATAAAAAAGGTATAAATATATTAAATGGGGGGATGGGTAATGATAGATTAAGTGGAGATGGAGGCGATGATACTTATATATATGCCTATGGCGATGGTAAAGATATAATTTATGACAGTAGCGGTCATGATGAGATTCTATTTACTGATGTCTCCTTTAGCCAGTTATCTTTTGAGCGTAGTTTGACAAGCATAAAGATCATTATCAATGATGAGCAAGGTCATCCTAGCGGTGGTGAAATCAAAATAGATAATTTCTTTGACTTTGATGGAACTATTGATGATGGTCGGATTGAGAAATTACGTTTTGCTGATGGCTCAACGGTAGACCTACAAAAGGTTATAGAAGAGTTATCAATGAGGTCTACAGAAGAAAATGATAAAATATTTACGACTTCTGAGGCTGACACAGTCGCTGCATTAGCAGGTGACGATAAGATTTCTACTTATGCTGGTAATGATACCATAGATGGTGGGTCCGGTAATGATGAAATTTTAGCTGGCGACGGAAATGATATTATAATTGGTGGGGCAGGTAACGATAAGCTGATAGGAGAAAAAGGGAATGACACCTATCGTTTTAGCCTTGGGCATGGTCAGGATATCATTGAAAACTCCAACGAAAAATATATACCAAGTGGTACCATTGAGTTTGATGAGTCGGTACTTATTGATCAAATAGAAATTACTCGATATAAAGATGATTTAAAAATATTTACGTCATCAGAAGACTCTATTACTGTAAAAAGATTCTTTGTCAATGATGCAAATACAGGTAATGCGGTTAAAGAAGTAGTTTTTGCTGATGGAACTAAATGGAATATCAATGATATAAAAGAAAAAATTGTCAAATCTACAAACCATGAGGATTATATTGTTGGCTTTGATGAAGATGACAATATCTCTGCTTTAGCTGGTGATGATGTCATTGAAACTAATAATGGTAACGATATTGTTTCTGGTGGAGATGGAAACGATAAAATATATGGTGGCCAAGGTAATGATAATTTAACTGGTGATGCTGGTAATGACATTATTGAAGGGGGAAGTGGTAACGATACCATAGCGGGTGGAGCTGGAAATGATAGGTTAGAGGGCGACTACGGCGATGACATATTAGCAGGTGGTGAAGGTAATGATAACCTACAAGGTGGTTTAGGTGCTGATCAGCTTACTGGCGGTTTAGGAAATGACTCTTTGTCTGGTGGTGATGGTAATGATACTTACCTTGTAAAACAAAATGAGGGTAATGACACTATTACAGACACTGATGGTGACGATACTCTACAGTTGCAAGATATTAATTCCGATCAGGTCATTGCACGACGTGATAGGGATGATTTAGTGCTTCATATTAAGGGTACAGAAGACACTATTCGTCTTAATAATCAGTTCACCCATCAAGCGAATACAGTTAGCCAGTATGTTGTGGAACGAATTGTTTTTGCTGACGCTGTTGAGTGGGATCTTGATACTGTTAAACAGAAGGTCTTAGAGGGAACTGAGCTTGATGATAATATCCAAGGTCATGCAGAATCTGATGTTATTAGTGGTGGTTTAGGGAAAGATATAATTGCTGGTAATAATGGAAATGACCAGATTTATGGTGGTGAAGGAGACGACACATTATCTGGAAATAGTGGTAATGACATTATTAAGGGTAATGAAGGTGACGATAAACTTTATGGAAATTCAGGTAATGATGAGTTGTTAGGAGGTCAAGGCAACGACATTATTGCTGGCGGCCAGGGTGTAGATAAGATAGAAGGTGGCCAAGGTAATGATGAGCTGAATGGCGATAGTGGTAATGATATTTTATCTGGAGGCTCTGGTAATGACCAGCTAACAGGTGGTTATGGTAACGACACCATGAAAGGTGATGAAGGAAATGACACCTTAGTAGGGGGAGATGGTAATGACCATATGGAAGGAGGAGCTGGTAATGACAAGTTATATGGAGGAGAAGGTCAAGACACTTTATTAGGTGGTGATGGCAATGACATTTTAGTCGCTGCTAATACTTCTTGGGATAATACTGGAAATACCTTAAACGGTGGTAAAGGTAATGACCTGTTAGTGGGATCATATGGTGATGATACGTTTGAATTTAATTTGGGAGATGGCCAAGATACATTAATCATAACTGATGAGGCTCTTGTTAATTTAACGCCTGGAAAAGATACTCTACAATTTGGCGAAGGAATTAAAGCAGAGGACTTGCTGTTTGTAAGAGATAATTCAGAGGACCTACATGTACTGATTAAAAATACTGAAGACCAAATAACAATAAAAAATTGGTTTGTTGAATATACTAATTCTGAAAACCATTACTTTAAACTTAATAAAATAAAGCTTGCTGATGGAGAAGAGTTATCAGTTGCAGATATTGAGTCACAAATCACCTGGTTGGGTACTGATGGAAACGATGAGTTTGCTAGCCACGAAAATAAAGGTGAAACTTTTATAATGGGTGCTGGAGATGACAAAGTTTTAGCTGAAGGTGGTGATGATATCATTCATGGTGGTTCAGGCAATGACCATCTACAAGGCGATGCTGGAAATGACCAGGTATTTGGTGATGAAGGGACAGATACACTGTTTGGTGGTGCAGGGAATGACACATTAAATGGTGGGGCAGGAGTAGATAAACTATTTGGTGATGAAGGTAATGACACACTAAATGGTGGTGAAGGGAATGACTATATAGACGGTGGTCAGGGTAATAACATTTTGATTGGTGGTGAAGGTAATGACAACTTAAGAGGAGGTACTGGTAATAACCAATTAGCTGGTGGCCAAGGAGACGATAAATATTGTTATCAAGGTGGCTTCGATATTATTGACAACTCTGGTGGCGGTAAAGATGGAATATTTTTTAAAAATGGCATTACTAAAGAGCGCTTAAGTTTTACCCGTGATGGAGATGATTTATTGATTCATGTTGATGAATCTGAGCAGCCAGCTGTAAAAGTGCTAAATCATTTTAAAGGAGATGAGTTTGCGATTAGTTATGTTCAGCCTGATGGCGGCTCGTTAATTCCAACTCAGGAGATTAATAGCTATGTTGCTGCTAATGAAGTTGAAGGTGACTTTAATGCAGTTGTAGATGGTACTGACCAATCAGAACAACTTGATGGAACTGAAGGAAAAGATTTAATTCGTGGCAAGGCTGGTGATGATACAGTTTTAGCCCAGGGTGGTGATGATATTGTTCATGGTGGTTCAGGCAATGACCATCTACAAGGTGATGCTGGAAATGACCAAGTATTTGGTGATGAAGGAATAGATAAACTGTTTGGTGGTTCAGGGAATGACACATTAAATGGTGGGGAAGGAAATGATACCTTACAAGGTGGTGAAGGAGATGATCAGCTATTTGGCGAATTAGGGGGAGATACACTGTTTGGTGAAGCAGGTAATGACATACTAAATGGTGGCGAGGGAAATGACTATATGGATGGTGGTCAGGGTAGTGACATTCTAATTGGTGGTGCTGGTGATGATACCTTGAAGGGAGGTGTTAATAATAACCAATTAGCTGGTGGTCAAGGAAACGACCAGTATTATTATCAAGGTGGCTATGATGTTATTGATAACTCTGGTGGCGGTGAAGATTGGGTATTTTTTAAAAATGGTATTACTAAAGAACGCTTAAGCTTTATTCGTGATGGAGACGATTTATTAATTCATGTTGATGAAACATCGCAGCCTGCAGTTAAAGTATTAAATCATTTTAAAGGAGATGAATTTGCGATTAGTTATGTCCAGCCTGATGGAGGATGGGCAATCAATGCAAATGAGATTGCACAACTGGTAGTTGATGTTGATTCAGTAGAAAATGAAAATACTGAAACTAATTCAGGTGAAACAGATAATACTGGTTCAACTTCTACAGAAAATGAAGAGTCTGGAGAGGAAAATTCAAACGGAAATACCGGCACTAATGAAGAGGAGAATCCAGATACAGGTAGTACTGAAACTGGTAATGAAAATAGTGAAACAGGCAGTGAAGAAACGAATAATGGAGAAGTAGAAACACCGGATAACCCTGCTGACTACGATAATATTGTTGAAGGAGATGAACAGGGAACTCAACTGTTAGGATCTGAGAAAAGAGATTTTATTCGAGGCAATGGTGGTGATGATGAAATATATGGATTTGAAGGAGATGATAAGCTCTTAGGTGGAGAGGGTAATGATCGTTTGTCTGGTGGGAATGGTTATGATATTCCTGATGGAAATGACATTTTAGAAGGTGGTACTGGAAATGATCGGCTATTCGGTAATAATGGTAATGACCATTTAGTGGGAGGAGCTGATAATGATAGATTAGATGGTGGCTCTGGTGATGATCATTTAATTGGAGGAATAGGTGATGATGTCTACTTTTTTAGTGAAGGCCATGATGTAATCGATAACCAGCATGGTGGGTTAGATAGCCTAGTGCTTCCAAAAGGCTTAACTGAAGAGCAAATTATCTTTAAGCGAGAAGATGATGACTTGTTAATTAGTATTGAAGGTCGCCCAAATGATAGTGCTAGAATAGTTAATCATTTCTTGGGGGGAGAATATGCGATTGATGAAGTCTATCCAAACGGCGGTACTATTATTTCTGCAGAGAAAATCAACCAAATTATGGAAGCCAGGGAAATTGGAGGCGATATTGATCGTGTCATTGATGGTGACGACTCTAATAATGGCCTTTGGGGAAGTTCTAAAAATGAATTAATAAGAGGTAAAAAAGGCGATGATCAATTAGCAGGTCATGGAGGAGATGATATTTTAATTGGTGGTGAAGGTGATGACCTTTACTTTTTTACTTCCGGAAATGATGTTATCGATAATCAACATGGTGGCCGTGAGGACCGAGTCCAGTTACCTGGAGGACTTAGTGAAGCACAAATGAGTTTTATACGTGATAATGATGATTTGGTTATTAAAGTTGCGGGGCAACCAAATGATAGTATTCGTGTATTAAATCATTTTAAAGGAGGGGAATACCAAATTGATTATGTTTATTCGAATGGTGGATTCCCAATATATGCCGAACGTATTAATGAACTAGCGGTAGAAAGTACAGCAAGTAGCAGAACGGAGCGATCTGTTGCACTACTCACAGAGGCTATGTCAAGCTTTGCTGATAATCGTGGTGTAGCTGATACAAATATGGCTGTGAACCAACCAAGTACGCATACAGTAATCACTGGCTCTTCCTTGGCTTCTTAA